In Phyllostomus discolor isolate MPI-MPIP mPhyDis1 chromosome 3, mPhyDis1.pri.v3, whole genome shotgun sequence, a single genomic region encodes these proteins:
- the ZNF483 gene encoding zinc finger protein 483, whose product MTAIPPEPQTLVSDEDIKVIIMDTLGDEEATPRGDDVDPESFRQRFRWFCYSDEAGPRKALNQLWELCVQWLRPDIHTKEQILELLVFEQFLTILPGEIRIWVKSQHPENSEEVVTLIEDLTQTLEEKEDPVSQDSVISQEESPEEDRTVSVLPNTESGESMTLEDISVNFSRGEWRKLEPFQRQLYRDVLLENFRNLEFVGFPVSKLDLVSQLKWVDLPRLLEKEVSKGSRPECEPRGDLKKSVQNQDALVDESTLDKIIERYLIGGDDGLTGESSKRGRLEGDRSSRERSQVAGSLKKTHKRSSKGEETDPDKGSSFKNTSDIVKHVRAYLKKKSRKYNESKKRFSFHSDLMTNRKEHIGEKPRKRRERRKVLSHSSSRPEHQKHQKIYMGTKPQKCTNCGIDFTQSLSLVKRRKTPICEKCWKYECRENESQDETSKKDEGVETAEKTHKCSKCGKAFGYSASLSKHQRAHTGEKPYLCDECGKSFSDSSSLTPHHRPHSGEKPFKCDDCGKTFTLAAHLIKHQRTHTGEKPYKCKECGRPFSDSSSLIQHQRIHTGEKPYTCNNCGKSFSHSSSLSKHQRIHTGEKPYKCGECGKAFRQNSCLTRHQRIHTGEKPYLCNDCGMTFSHFTSVIYHQRLHSGEKPYKCSQCEKAFPTHSLLSRHQRIHTGVKPYKCKECGKSFSQSSSLNEHHRIHTGEKPYECDYCGATFSRSSILVEHLKIHTGRKEYECKECEKTFKSNSGLLRHRGFHSGD is encoded by the exons ATGACGGCCATTCCCCCAGAGCCTCAAACTCTGGTCTCAGATGAAGACATCAAGGTCATAATAATGGATACACTTGGGGATGAAGAAGCGACCCCGAGAGGAGACGATGTTGACCCAGAGTCTTTCAGACAGAGGTTTAGGTGGTTTTGTTATTCAGATGAGGCTGGGCCCAGAAAAGCCCTGAATCAACTCTGGGAGCTCTGCGTTCAGTGGCTGAGACCAGACATCCACACGAAAGAACAGATTTTAGAGCTTTTGGTGTTTGAGCAATTCCTGACCATTTTGCCTGGGGAGATCAGGATTTGGGTCAAGTCACAACATCCTGAGAATAGTGAGGAAGTGGTAACCTTAATAGAGGATTTGACCCAAAcgcttgaagaaaaagaag aTCCAGTTTCTCAAGATTCTGTTATTTCTCAAGAGGAGAGCCCTGAAGAAGATAGAACAGTTTCTGTCCTTCCAAATACTGAGTCTGGG gaatccatgaCGCTCGAGGATATATCTGTGAACTTTTCCAGAGGAGAGTGGAGGAAGCTGGAACCTTTTCAAAGGCAGCTATATAGGGACGTGCTGCTGGAGAACTTTAGGAACCTGGAATTTGTGG GCTTTCCAGTTTCCAAACTAGACTTGGTTTCCCAGCTCAAGTGGGTTGACCTGCCCCGGCTACTGGAAAAAGAGGTCTCAAAAGGCTCCAGACCAG agtgtgAACCTAGAGGTGATCTGAAGAAATCTGTTCAAAATCAAGATGCTCTTGTGGATGAATCGACTTTAGATAAGATAATAGAGAGGTACCTCATAGGTGGCGATGATGGCTTGACGGGAGAATCTTCGAAACGTGGTAGACTAGAGGGGGACCGCAGCAGTAGGGAACGTTCACAAGTAGCAGGCTCACTAAAGAAAACTCACAAGAGAAGCTCTAAGGGTGAGGAAACTGACCCAGACAAGGGAAGTAGTTTCAAGAACACTTCGGATATAGTTAAACACGTGAGAGCCTACTTAAAGAAGAAGTCCCGGAAGTATAACGAAAGCAAGAAACGCTTCAGTTTTCATTCAGACCTGATGACGAACCGCAAAGAGCACATTGGAGAAAAGCCACGGAAACGTAGGGAACGCAGGAAAGTTCTAAGTCACTCTTCATCACGTCCTGAAcatcagaaacatcagaaaatttACATGGGGACCAAGCCCCAGAAGTGCACTAACTGCGGGATAGACTTCACTCAAAGCTTATCCCTTGTTAAGAGAAGAAAAACCCCTATATGTGAGAAATGTTGGAAATATGAATGTCGGGAAAACGAAAGTCAGGATGAAACCTCGAAGAAAGATGAGGGAGTAGAGACTGCAGAGAAAACCCATAAATGCAGcaaatgtgggaaagccttcggCTATAGTGCCTCCCTGAGCAAACATCAGAGAGCGCACACTGGGGAAAAGCCCTATCTGTGCGACGAATGTGGAAAGTCCTTTAGTGACAGTTCATCCCTGACGCCACATCACAGGCCCCACAGCGGTGAGAAGCCCTTCAAATGCGATGACTGTGGGAAAACGTTCACCCTCGCTGCCCACCTCATTAAACATCAGAGAACTCATACTGGAGAAAAGCCCTACAAGTGCAAAGAATGTGGGAGACCCTTCAGTGACAGTTCATCTCTAATTCAACATCAgcgaattcatactggagagaagccctacaCGTGCAACAATTGTGGGAAATCCTTCAGTCATAGCTCATCGCTGTCCAAGCACCAGAGGAtccatactggagagaagccctacaaATGTGGcgaatgtggaaaagccttccGACAGAACTCTTGCCTCACCCggcatcagagaattcacactggagaaaaaccgTACTTATGTAATGATTGTGGAATGACCTTTAGCCATTTTACCTCTGTCATTTACCATCAGAGACTCCATtcaggagagaaaccctacaaatgCAGTCAGTGTGAGAAAGCCTTCCCTACCCATTCGCTCCTCAGCCgtcatcagagaattcacactggagtaaaaccatataaatgtaaagaatgtggAAAATCCTTCAGTCAGAGCTCCTCTCTGAATGAGCATCATCGGATCCATACCGGAGAGAAACCCTACGAGTGTGACTATTGCGGAGCAACCTTCAGTCGCAGCTCGATCCTTGTAGAGCACCTAAAAATTcacactggaagaaaagaatatgaatgtaaagaatgtgaaaagacatttaaaagtaaTTCGGGCCTCCTCCGACATCGGGGATTTCACTCTGGAGATTAA